A genomic window from Bubalus bubalis isolate 160015118507 breed Murrah chromosome X, NDDB_SH_1, whole genome shotgun sequence includes:
- the LOC102415180 gene encoding nuclear RNA export factor 3 isoform X2 translates to MEKGERGPRLTVFYSPEEMGSHKLLIAEDSDKPNPLQRRARSWSFYRRRYNYSSERVISQQQQDSGDVPMDFRARYAPYAVPSHRQRSSFQKQEQMHINMETKQKPSERRMKRDRQNETLGSWFKIIIPFGIKYDEKWLLDLIQKECSVPFIPVEFHYEKMQAQFFVENANIAGALKNVNGKIFNEDNEKISVFVEPCDAPESVQKALKSEKVEQMKLSSLDQSNKKPYVVHSLSTIMENASHTKNLNLSNTEVKSAGEMDKGQQLEPEGMWVDRNATCTTSPDKSTNISTILELFPRLLSLDGQETPSGSKCAIEAPKCLPTCKGSFFGSDELKSLILQFLQQYYLIHDYGDRQGLLCAYHEEACFSLTIPFHFKDPGPSSMCAYFKNSRNMKTLKDPDLRFLLLKHTKCDIVHALCGLPKTQHDLKSFMVDMWFQTQTMLCFSVNGVFKEEGRFPGCVRAFTRTFIITPATSSSFCIVNDKLLVSDFNPKKTEPVLFIPKPKPVNSMPTFSLE, encoded by the exons ATGG AGAAAGGTGAGAGAGGGCCCAGGCTGACTGTTTTCTACTCTCCTGAGGAAATGGGTTCTCACAAACTCCTGATTGCAG AGGACAGTGATAAACCAAACCCTTTACAAAGAAGAGCACGAAGCTGGAGTTTTTACCGAAGGCGATACAACTATTCGTCTGAACGTGTCATTTCCCAGCAGCAGCAAGATTCAGGTGATGTTCCCATGGACTTCCGAGCAAGATA TGCTCCCTATGCTGTTCCATCCCATCGTCAGAGAAGCAGTTTTCAGAAACAAGAGCAAATGCATATTAatatggagacaaagcaaaagcCTTCAGAGAGAAGAATGAAGCGAGACAGACAGAATGAGACCTTGGGGAGCTGGTTCAAGATCATA ATTCCCTTTGGTATAAAATATGATGAGAAGTGGCTGCTGGATTTGATTCAGAAGGAATGCAGTGTCCCCTTCATTCCAGTCGAA TTTCACTATGAGAAAATGCAGGCCCAGTTCTTTGTAGAGAATGCCAACATTGCAGGTGCATTGAAGAATGTCAATGGCAAGATTTTCAATGAGGATAATGAAAAG ATATCTGTCTTTGTTGAGCCCTGTGATGCACCCGAATCTGTGCAGAAAGCACTGAAGTCTGAAAAGGTGGAGCAGATGAAG CTTTCGTCCTTGGACCAGAGCAACAAAAAACCCTACGTGGTGCATAGCCTGTCCACCATTATGGAGAATGCTTCCCACACCAAGAACTTGAATCTTTCCAACACTGAG GTGAAGTCTGCAGGGGAGATGGACAAGGGTCAACAGCTGGAACCAGAAGGGATGTGGGTTGACAGAAATGCCACGTGCACCACCTCCCCTGATAAGTCAACCAACATAAG CACCATCCTGGAGTTGTTCCCCAGGTTACTAAGCTTG GATGGCCAGGAGACACCCTCAGGGTCTAAGTGTGCTATTGAAGCCCCCAAGTGCTTACCAACATGCAAG GGAAGCTTCTTTGGATCTGATGAGCTGAAGAGTCTAATCCTGCAATTCCTGCAGCA ATATTACTTGATCCATGACTATGGGGACCGCCAGGGACTCCTGTGTGCTTATCATGAGGAAGCCTGCTTCTCCTTGACCATTCCATTCCACTTCAAGGACCCAGGCCC AAGCAGCATGTGTGCATACTTCAAGAACAGCAGGAATATGAAGACACTCAAGGACCCTG ATCTGCGGTTCCTGCTGCTGAAACACACAAAATGTGACATTGTGCATGCCCTCTGTGGGTTGCCCAAAACTCAGCATGACTTAAAGTCCTTCATGGTGGACATGTGGTTCCAGACG CAAACAATGCTCTGCTTCTCTGTGAATGGAGTGTTCAAGGAAG AAGGAAGGTTTCCTGGCTGTGTGCGTGCCTTCACCCGGACCTTCATCATTACCCCTGCCACCTCTTCCAG TTTTTGTATTGTGAATGATAAGCTGCTTGTGAGTGACTTCAACCCCAAGaagactgaacctgtgctcttCATCCCAAAGCCTAAACCTGTCAACTCCATGCCTACCTTCTCCTTGGAGTAA
- the LOC102415180 gene encoding nuclear RNA export factor 3 isoform X1 — protein MEKGERGPRLTVFYSPEEMGSHKLLIAEDSDKPNPLQRRARSWSFYRRRYNYSSERVISQQQQDSGDVPMDFRARYAPYAVPSHRQRSSFQKQEQMHINMETKQKPSERRMKRDRQNETLGSWFKIIIPFGIKYDEKWLLDLIQKECSVPFIPVEFHYEKMQAQFFVENANIAGALKNVNGKIFNEDNEKISVFVEPCDAPESVQKALKSEKVEQMKLSSLDQSNKKPYVVHSLSTIMENASHTKNLNLSNTEVKSAGEMDKGQQLEPEGMWVDRNATCTTSPDKSTNISTILELFPRLLSLDGQETPSGSKCAIEAPKCLPTCKGSFFGSDELKSLILQFLQQYYLIHDYGDRQGLLCAYHEEACFSLTIPFHFKDPGPSSMCAYFKNSRNMKTLKDPDLRFLLLKHTKCDIVHALCGLPKTQHDLKSFMVDMWFQTQTMLCFSVNGVFKEVEGRFPGCVRAFTRTFIITPATSSSFCIVNDKLLVSDFNPKKTEPVLFIPKPKPVNSMPTFSLE, from the exons ATGG AGAAAGGTGAGAGAGGGCCCAGGCTGACTGTTTTCTACTCTCCTGAGGAAATGGGTTCTCACAAACTCCTGATTGCAG AGGACAGTGATAAACCAAACCCTTTACAAAGAAGAGCACGAAGCTGGAGTTTTTACCGAAGGCGATACAACTATTCGTCTGAACGTGTCATTTCCCAGCAGCAGCAAGATTCAGGTGATGTTCCCATGGACTTCCGAGCAAGATA TGCTCCCTATGCTGTTCCATCCCATCGTCAGAGAAGCAGTTTTCAGAAACAAGAGCAAATGCATATTAatatggagacaaagcaaaagcCTTCAGAGAGAAGAATGAAGCGAGACAGACAGAATGAGACCTTGGGGAGCTGGTTCAAGATCATA ATTCCCTTTGGTATAAAATATGATGAGAAGTGGCTGCTGGATTTGATTCAGAAGGAATGCAGTGTCCCCTTCATTCCAGTCGAA TTTCACTATGAGAAAATGCAGGCCCAGTTCTTTGTAGAGAATGCCAACATTGCAGGTGCATTGAAGAATGTCAATGGCAAGATTTTCAATGAGGATAATGAAAAG ATATCTGTCTTTGTTGAGCCCTGTGATGCACCCGAATCTGTGCAGAAAGCACTGAAGTCTGAAAAGGTGGAGCAGATGAAG CTTTCGTCCTTGGACCAGAGCAACAAAAAACCCTACGTGGTGCATAGCCTGTCCACCATTATGGAGAATGCTTCCCACACCAAGAACTTGAATCTTTCCAACACTGAG GTGAAGTCTGCAGGGGAGATGGACAAGGGTCAACAGCTGGAACCAGAAGGGATGTGGGTTGACAGAAATGCCACGTGCACCACCTCCCCTGATAAGTCAACCAACATAAG CACCATCCTGGAGTTGTTCCCCAGGTTACTAAGCTTG GATGGCCAGGAGACACCCTCAGGGTCTAAGTGTGCTATTGAAGCCCCCAAGTGCTTACCAACATGCAAG GGAAGCTTCTTTGGATCTGATGAGCTGAAGAGTCTAATCCTGCAATTCCTGCAGCA ATATTACTTGATCCATGACTATGGGGACCGCCAGGGACTCCTGTGTGCTTATCATGAGGAAGCCTGCTTCTCCTTGACCATTCCATTCCACTTCAAGGACCCAGGCCC AAGCAGCATGTGTGCATACTTCAAGAACAGCAGGAATATGAAGACACTCAAGGACCCTG ATCTGCGGTTCCTGCTGCTGAAACACACAAAATGTGACATTGTGCATGCCCTCTGTGGGTTGCCCAAAACTCAGCATGACTTAAAGTCCTTCATGGTGGACATGTGGTTCCAGACG CAAACAATGCTCTGCTTCTCTGTGAATGGAGTGTTCAAGGAAG TAGAAGGAAGGTTTCCTGGCTGTGTGCGTGCCTTCACCCGGACCTTCATCATTACCCCTGCCACCTCTTCCAG TTTTTGTATTGTGAATGATAAGCTGCTTGTGAGTGACTTCAACCCCAAGaagactgaacctgtgctcttCATCCCAAAGCCTAAACCTGTCAACTCCATGCCTACCTTCTCCTTGGAGTAA
- the LOC102415180 gene encoding nuclear RNA export factor 3 isoform X3, with product MEDSDKPNPLQRRARSWSFYRRRYNYSSERVISQQQQDSGDVPMDFRARYAPYAVPSHRQRSSFQKQEQMHINMETKQKPSERRMKRDRQNETLGSWFKIIIPFGIKYDEKWLLDLIQKECSVPFIPVEFHYEKMQAQFFVENANIAGALKNVNGKIFNEDNEKISVFVEPCDAPESVQKALKSEKVEQMKLSSLDQSNKKPYVVHSLSTIMENASHTKNLNLSNTEVKSAGEMDKGQQLEPEGMWVDRNATCTTSPDKSTNISTILELFPRLLSLDGQETPSGSKCAIEAPKCLPTCKGSFFGSDELKSLILQFLQQYYLIHDYGDRQGLLCAYHEEACFSLTIPFHFKDPGPSSMCAYFKNSRNMKTLKDPDLRFLLLKHTKCDIVHALCGLPKTQHDLKSFMVDMWFQTQTMLCFSVNGVFKEVEGRFPGCVRAFTRTFIITPATSSSFCIVNDKLLVSDFNPKKTEPVLFIPKPKPVNSMPTFSLE from the exons ATGG AGGACAGTGATAAACCAAACCCTTTACAAAGAAGAGCACGAAGCTGGAGTTTTTACCGAAGGCGATACAACTATTCGTCTGAACGTGTCATTTCCCAGCAGCAGCAAGATTCAGGTGATGTTCCCATGGACTTCCGAGCAAGATA TGCTCCCTATGCTGTTCCATCCCATCGTCAGAGAAGCAGTTTTCAGAAACAAGAGCAAATGCATATTAatatggagacaaagcaaaagcCTTCAGAGAGAAGAATGAAGCGAGACAGACAGAATGAGACCTTGGGGAGCTGGTTCAAGATCATA ATTCCCTTTGGTATAAAATATGATGAGAAGTGGCTGCTGGATTTGATTCAGAAGGAATGCAGTGTCCCCTTCATTCCAGTCGAA TTTCACTATGAGAAAATGCAGGCCCAGTTCTTTGTAGAGAATGCCAACATTGCAGGTGCATTGAAGAATGTCAATGGCAAGATTTTCAATGAGGATAATGAAAAG ATATCTGTCTTTGTTGAGCCCTGTGATGCACCCGAATCTGTGCAGAAAGCACTGAAGTCTGAAAAGGTGGAGCAGATGAAG CTTTCGTCCTTGGACCAGAGCAACAAAAAACCCTACGTGGTGCATAGCCTGTCCACCATTATGGAGAATGCTTCCCACACCAAGAACTTGAATCTTTCCAACACTGAG GTGAAGTCTGCAGGGGAGATGGACAAGGGTCAACAGCTGGAACCAGAAGGGATGTGGGTTGACAGAAATGCCACGTGCACCACCTCCCCTGATAAGTCAACCAACATAAG CACCATCCTGGAGTTGTTCCCCAGGTTACTAAGCTTG GATGGCCAGGAGACACCCTCAGGGTCTAAGTGTGCTATTGAAGCCCCCAAGTGCTTACCAACATGCAAG GGAAGCTTCTTTGGATCTGATGAGCTGAAGAGTCTAATCCTGCAATTCCTGCAGCA ATATTACTTGATCCATGACTATGGGGACCGCCAGGGACTCCTGTGTGCTTATCATGAGGAAGCCTGCTTCTCCTTGACCATTCCATTCCACTTCAAGGACCCAGGCCC AAGCAGCATGTGTGCATACTTCAAGAACAGCAGGAATATGAAGACACTCAAGGACCCTG ATCTGCGGTTCCTGCTGCTGAAACACACAAAATGTGACATTGTGCATGCCCTCTGTGGGTTGCCCAAAACTCAGCATGACTTAAAGTCCTTCATGGTGGACATGTGGTTCCAGACG CAAACAATGCTCTGCTTCTCTGTGAATGGAGTGTTCAAGGAAG TAGAAGGAAGGTTTCCTGGCTGTGTGCGTGCCTTCACCCGGACCTTCATCATTACCCCTGCCACCTCTTCCAG TTTTTGTATTGTGAATGATAAGCTGCTTGTGAGTGACTTCAACCCCAAGaagactgaacctgtgctcttCATCCCAAAGCCTAAACCTGTCAACTCCATGCCTACCTTCTCCTTGGAGTAA